Part of the Leptospira bouyouniensis genome is shown below.
CAGAAAAGACCAATTTTGGTGCACTCCGTGTATTGAATGATGACATCGTAGAACCTAGTATGGGATTTGGAACCCACCCCCACCAAAATATGGAGATCGTTTCCATCCCTCTCTTCGGAGAACTAGCTCATAAAGATAGTACAGGTACGAATGGTATCATCAAAACAGGTGATGTTCAGATTATGTCGGCAGGTTCAGGGATCCAACACTCGGAATTCAATCATAGCTCTGAAAAAAAAGTCAATTTCTTGCAGATTTGGATTTTACCCAAAGTGCCCAATATCCAACCGAGGTATGACCAAAAATCATTCCACGAAGCAGGGAGATTAAACCGGTTTCAAACTGTTGTATCACCTATCGATGACGAAGCTGTTTGGATTAACCAAGATGCCTACTTTTCGTTGGCAACTTTGGAACCAAGTAATACACTGACTTACAAAGTGCACGCACCTAACCAAGGGATTTATGTATTCCTCATCCAAGGAAAACTAACCGCTGAAGGGACATCTTTAGAGCGAAGGGACGCAGTCGGACTTTCGGGGATAGATGAATATCACTTTGAAGCTTCTGTGAAATCAGAATTTCTTGTGATAGAAATTCCCATGAAGTGAAAGATTCTCTTAATTAGAAGGACCATCGGAAAATGAGTGGCATTCCCTTGCATGAAACGCCACTGAGAACGATTGGTCCTTTTAGCAGCCAATTCATATTCATGTATCTCTCCTTCGCAGTTATTTTTACACGCAGTGTAAAATATTGATACTGCCCACTAGCCGGCATTATTTTTACTTAGAGTGTAAGATTTTCTTTCAGACAACAAGAAACCCAGTAAAAAGAAGTTTGGTTGGATCATTCTCTACCAGAAGAACAAAGTAAATCGACAAAAACCAATCACTTAATATCCTAATTCAATTTCTGTTGGATCCATTAGCAGCGGGGATGGAACATTTTTTCCATCATACGCATTTTTTTTCGTGTATTTTTATTCGTGAATTATTTTTTTTGTATTTTTAGGGCATCCCATCCGAAATAGGGACCCCCAAGGAGAATCCAATGAAAGGATTTAGGTTTTTTATCAGTTTCTTTTTCTTCTCCATTACAACCCAACTAATGGCGGAGAGCAATAACCCAGGTATCCCTGCAAAAGAGGCATTACAACGATTGGTAGAAGGAAATTTAAGATTTGTTCAAGGAAAATCAATACGCCCGAACCAATCTGTAGAACGTATCAAAGAAGTTTCCAAAAAACAAAATCCATTTGCGACAATCGTAGGTTGTTCTGATTCAAGAGTGCCGAATGAGATTGTGTTCGACCAAGGCTTAGGTGATCTTTTTATCTTAAGAACGGCGGGCCAAGTTTCAACTTATGCTTCTTGGGGATCAATTGAATTCTCTGTGGCCGTGCTTGGGGTGAATCTCATCGTTGTACTCGGACATTCGAGCTGCGGTGCTGTAGGAGCTGCTTGTAAGGCTGATGAAGTTCCTGGCCATATTATCGCTCTCACCAATGCCATCAAACCTGCCGCAGAAAAAGTCAAACACATGGAAGGTGATTTTTTAGACAATGCCGTCAAAGCCAATGTTGCATTACAAGTAGTATCACTTCGCAAACTGGATCCTATCATTTCTAAATATTATAACAGAGGCCAATTACAAATCGTAGGTGCGGTTTACGATTTAGAAACTGGTAAAGTAAATTTTTTAACCGAAGACTATATTTCTTCCATCACAAAATAGGTAACAAACATGGATATCTTACACGCATTAGTTGCAAATTTACAGACCCCAATGTTCCTTGCATTTTTATTAGGAATCATTGCAACTCTCATCAAAAGTGATCTCAAATTCCCAGATGGGATGTATGCAGGGCTTACCATTTATTTACTCTTTGCAATTGGATTAAAAGGTGGTGTCAAATTGAGTAACACCACAATTCTTGAATTCTACAAACCTGCACTTGCAGCACTCATTCTTTGTGTCACAATCCCTCTCATTGCATTTGGGTTGTTAACGAAATTTGGAAAGTATGATAAAGCAAATGCAGCTGCTCTTGCCGCCCATTACGGATCAGTTTCCGCAGTAACATTTAGTGAAGCCCTCGCATTTCTTGATTCATTACAAATCAGTTATGAAGGATTTATGCCAAGTTTACTGGCAATTATGGAGGTCCCAGCAATTCTTGTTGCCTTACTCCTTATCAAAATGAACCCAAAAGACAAATCCGAAGAATCTTCTTGGGGTAAAATTTTACACGAGCTTTTCACTGGAAAAGGCACTTTGTTACTATTAGGTGGCTTAGTCATTGGAATGATTTCTGGGAAAAAAGGTCATGAACAATTTGCCCCACTTTTTGAAACACCTTTCCGTGGAATGTTGATTTTATTCCTTTTGGAAGTTGGAATTGTCACGGGACGAAGACTAGCAGACCTAAAAAAAGCAGGTGTGTTTTTGATTGGTTTCGGAATCCTATTTCCAATCTGCACGGCTATGTTTGGTTTGTTTTTAGGACAGATGATTGGATTGACAATGGGTGGCGCCATGGTGCTTGGAACTCTCAGCGCCAGTGCTTCGTACATCGCTGCACCTGCTGCTGTTCGCATTGCCATCCCTGAGGCAAGCCCAGCCATTTATCTGACTGCTTCCCTTGCCATCACCTTCCCCTTCAACCTTTCAGTTGGTTTACCCTTATACCTGGCTGTCTCAAAATACCTTTACGGAGTTTAATCATGAAATTAGAAAAAGCAAAACTCATCACCATCATTGCTGACGAAGCATTACAAGATCGATTGGTATTAGAACTAAAATCGGTCAATGTCAAAGGTTATACTATCAGCGAAGCTAAAGGGGAAGGAATCAATCACTCTCACCTAACATCATGGGAAGGCAAAAACATACGATTGGAATCGTTAGTTTCGGAAGGAAAGGCCATGAAGATTTTTCAAATATTCTCGGAAAAATACCTGGAGAAGTATCCTATGGTTATCTTTATGAATGATGTGGAAGTGATCCGAAAGGAAAGATTCAACTAACAAAACTTTAAAATGTATGGCCAATGTCTAGATAAAACAATTGGTCTTCTTTAGAATAGGCATAGTCCATTAGGATTACGGTAGCTTGGTCCCAAACAAGCCGTAATCCTAAACCACGTGAGTGTTTATAATCCAAAGCATTCACTTGGCGTAATTTGTCCCAAACTCTACCTACATCATAAAATGGCACTATGCTTACTTGGAAAAATTGATCCCAAATTGAAAAACTCCCCACTCGATAGCGGAATTCAATATTATAAAAACCAATCACAGGTCCAAAAAACCGTTCTTGACGATACCCACGTAAAGTATTCTGCCCACCTAACGCACCAAAGGGTCCATCAATCGAAAATAAATAACGGTATTCAAAAAAAGGGACATTCCCTTCTACCTTGGTCAGTGCCACTCGTTGAGCGATCACAAATTCTTCAAAAAGTTTTGGGAATGGTTGGTAAAAATTTTTAATTTGAGCAAAATGTCTTAAATAATTGAAATCTGATCCGATGGTTCGTTCTGCTCGATTGATATTGTATTCAATGAGCCATCCCCTGTCTGGGTCTGGTTCATAGTCTCTCGTATCATAAGCGATCCCGGCTCTTAGGTAATTTAGATTCCCACCATTTACACCAATGATTTTGCCCGAATTTGAATCTTCAGTAATTTTAGAAGAATCTTCAACGGCGGGAACTTTACCACTAGTAAGTGGGTCTTTCGCTTCAGTTGATTTACCATCGTAGCGCCTAACTATATTTTTAGAAAACTCAACACCACCCCAAACTCGAAAAACTTGAAATACTGTTTTGTCAGCAGCAAATTGACCATAGGTAGTTTCAAATTGGTAATCATGATAATGTTGTGTGGATGTAAATTCACGGCCTAACCCACGATTTTTTGAATAAGCATTTGCATTTTCAAAATCTGAAAAAGTTGCATTCCTAACGATTCGACTGCCATCAGCATTTCGATCTCGAAAATACAATGGTTGTAAACTTTCTGTCCCAACTCCAAAGTATTGGTTATAAAGACTCTCATCATGCCCAACATAAGCTCGCATACGATAGGCCGTATCTAAAAAATAAGGAGCATCCCAAGCAAGGTAGTTGTTTTGAGTTCCACGATTACTTCTGTAAACTCCCACATTGAACATATGTTCATAAGGGGTATATTTAAAGGAGGAATCCGACTTGGTTCCATTATAAAAAATATTGGCTAGGATCCCAAGACCAGCTCCATTCACTGCATCATTTCCAAATAATGGCAGCCCTGTTGCATACCAGCCTTCTTTTTTATTGGCCAGCTCTTTCTCGTCGAGTTTCTTAAACTCACCCAACCATTCTGGTACGTCTGATTTTCTATCTTCGGAAAAAATAGGGTAAACAAAAATTGTTGGTATTAACACCAACAAAATCATCATTCCCCTTAATGGCATGTGATTACTTGACTTCGCGGACTTGAATGGTTTCTACTCTTTCCTCACCCGCAATGATGTCAGATAAAATGACTACCTTTTCACCCATCTGCAAATATCCATTATTCACAAGTGTTTGGATGGCAAGTTTGATCGTTTTTTCTGGATCGGAAGAAAAATCCACTCTGTATGGTATGACACCGCGAGTTAACCATAACTTTCGTCTAACAGACGTCATGTTCGTAAAAGCATGGACAATAGGGTACCTAGGATGAAACGAAGCTAAATTATTGGCTGTAATTCCACGTCTAGTGATGGCGATAATGGCATGTGCTTGCATGGAATCAGCAAGATTTGCCGCAGACCTTGCCATTTCTTCCTTTTGGTCTTTTGGTTTACGTTGTGCCGCAAGACCTAAGTTAATCGACATTTCCATTCGACGTGCAATTTTATCTAACATTTCAACACATCGAACTGGATACTTCCCCATAGCGGTTTCACCAGATAACATAATGGCATCAGCTTCTTCATACACGGCATTGGCTACGTCCGTAACTTCGGCTCTGGTTGGAGACGGATTATGGATCATCGATTCAAGTAAATGAGTCGCAACAATAACTCGTTTCCCTTCTTCTTGGCAACGTTTGATGATTCGCCTCTGCACGATAGGAAGTTCTTCGATTTCAATCTCAACTCCCAGGTCGCCACGTGCCACCATAATACCATCAGACGATTTGATGATCTCGTCTAAGTTTTTTAAACCTTCTTGGTCTTCGATTTTGGCAATGATTTGAGCATGGTGTTTCTTTTCATCGATGATGCCACGAAGTTGAACCACATCTTCTTGTGATCGCACAAATGATAAAGCAACAAAGTCAATATCTTCCTCTAATCCAAACAAAATGTCTTTTAGGTCTTTGGGCGTGATGGAAGGGATATTTACTCGAATCCCAGGTAAGTTGATATGTTTTCTTGAACCTAATTTTCCACCATCTAACACTGTACAAATGAGTTCATTTTCACGTATCTCCTGCACCGCAAGATTGATAAGTCCGTTGTCTACCGTAACTTTATCACCAACTTTTAAATCTTTTACAATGTCACGGTAATTCACAAAAACACTTTGTGCTTCTGCTTCCATCCCTGGAATGATGTGGAAAGTAAACGTTTCTCCCACTTTTAAGTGTAAATCATTTTGAACATCCCCAGTCCTAATTTCTGGCCCTTGAGTATCCAACAAAATTGAAATTGGTTGTTTATGTAATTCGTCTTTGTTTAATGATTTGATGATACGAATGATTTTTCGATGAAATTCGTGATCGCCATGGCTCATATTGATCCTTGCGATATTCATCCCTGCCAAAGCTAAACTTCGGATCATTTCTTTTGATGCTGTCGCAGGACCTATGGTGCAAACGATCTTTGTTTTTCTGGCTCTTAATTGTTCAATTGCTGGCATAATGTTAAGGTTTTAATTTAGGTAAAATTCGGTTTAAAAAATCCAATTGCGATTCCGCAATATCGAATTTTTCTTGATTAGGAAATTTGTCATTACGTTGCTTTTCACTTTCAGCAGAAACTTTTTCCAAAAGTTTTTTGCCATGTCGTTTCAAATACCCAGTGGAAACAAGTATGGGCCAAGGGAATTTTTCTCTTTGGTTTCGGATAGGAAAACTATAGATCTCCTTCCCTCCAAATTTTTTTAGAAAAAAGATCAAATTTTCTTCTGTAAACTTACCATTGAGTTTTGATAAAACATATTCACGGTCAGGGAAGACACCAAATTCCCAGGCTTCATCTAAAATTCGGATGATGGTTTCAATGGATTCTTTCCATTTTTTTTCTTCTTCTGGACTTCCCTGTTTGACTTGTTCATGATCATCATCATCGTCTGAAGAACTATTCGAAGGAGAAGTAGATTGAACATGGCTTTGTTTCGATTTTCGTTCGGCGTCTTTTTCCGCTTCTTCTCTTTCTTTTAACCTTGCTTTCACCAATTTTTCTTTTTCTTGGGATATCTTCTTTACTTTTTGGCTCGCCAAATCCCTTGTTAGTTGCTGTTGTAAACGGGCTTTGATGGGAGGAATTTCAAACTTATGAACCGTCATACTACCCATAATCATCCGCCAAAGCCGAGTAAAAAATGGCAAAAATTGAAATAAACTTTGTGCTTCAATTTCTTCTAAGAGTCGTTTCGGACTTTCATCATTCAAATGGAGAGTGACATTCATTTGGTTTAGAACACGAATTTCTAAATCAGAATGTTTGATTTGGAAAGTGCGTTTTGCAGACTCAATTGCTTGTGGAATACAGGATTTATGTAATATAAATTCATTGTACACGCGTTTGTCGGCATATTCAGTGTACAAAACTTCTGGTTGAGATAACAACATCGACCGAAATTCATCTGTCAATGGCTCACCACTCACTCGTAACAAATTCACTTCAACAATACGACCGGCTTCCGCAAGAAAAGCCATCAGATCCTCAATTTGTTGTTTGCGTTTTTGTTTCTCTTCCCTTTCTTTATCTTTTTCTATGATTTCATTTAATACCAAACATTCTTCAATCAGGGTTTTTTGGTCACCATAGGATTCATTCATATATCCTTTGATTTCCGTTAAAATGTTCTTTGGTGAGTTCCAGGAATCTTCAGTGACTTCCCCCATAACGCCAAGATTTTTTAAGGCAGGGTAAATTGTATTTTTGGTATAATCAATATAGGCATCATAACGATCAGCTATTTCGGATGGCCTATTGTATAAAAAAACACTTTTGTTCGCTGGCCTCGAAGCCGAGTCATTCCGAAAGAAAAATAAAATTTTATCATCCACCAACTGTTTCAAGATTGGTTTCAAATGGATGACAATCGTTGCATCTTTTTGTACCTTTGTTTTGTCATACGGGCACTGAAATAAATTCCCAAGTTCAGTCGATGCATAGGTATCAAACAAACGATTGGCATCCACTGCCGCTTTGATCACCTTACGCATTTTTTCTTTTCCTACATACTTTCTTTTCTCATTGAACCAACCTTTTATGGCGGTAGTTGAAAGTTCATTCAAACCAAGTGCATAGCGAAAGGCAGTCCCCCCATCAGAGGTAGTTGGTCTTGCAAACACAGTATTGTGTTTAATGTAGGTTCTTGGATTTTCCGGATCCCCAGGTTCATTTGGGTGGAATTCTAAAACATTTAATTTTTTAATGATAGCTGGATTTTGTTTATAACTCAGATCAATGACATAATTTTCTGTGCGGTCACGATCTATTGAACTATCACGTTCAATTTGTTCTACGTTCGGTAAAACACGATTTTGTAAGAACTTATCTGTCCATTCAAAGATAACAAGCAGTACCTTATAAATCCCTTTATAAGAAAAATCTCCACGAGAATCCATTGCCTGTACCTTTTGCAGACAGGCAGTGTAGTCCATGACTTTTAATTCTGGGAGATTTGGATCTAACATGTAACTGGTGAGTCCTTACTTAAAATATCCTTTTTTATACAATAACTCTGCATTCAAAATCGCTGCGCCTGCAGCACCTCGAATCGTGTTATGCGATAAAACAACCCACTTCCAGTCCAAGATAGAATCCTCTCGTAACCTTCCTACTACAGTTGTCATTCCCTTCCCTGTGTCCAAATCAAGACGTGGTTGGGGGCGATCGTTTTCTTCGCGGTAAAGGATAGCTGGGTTTGGTGCAAACGGCAATCCCAATTTCTGAGGTTCCCCTTTAAAATCGGCCCAAACCTTTAAAATCTCTTCTTTTTTTGGTTTTTTATCAAATGCTACTGAGACACAAACGGTATGTCCATCAAACACTGGAACTCGATTGCAATGAGCCGAAATTTTAAAGTCTGCAGATTTGATGATTCCACCTTCAACAGTCCCCAAACATTTTTGTGGTTCGATTTCTGCTTTGTCTTCTTCACCACCAATGTAAGGAACTATGTTACCAAGGATATCCATTGTTGGAACACCAGGATAACCTGCTCCTGAGATTGCTTGCATCGAAAATAACATCACTGATTTTAATCCAAACGCATCCATCAAAGGTTTTAAAGAAATGGTCACACCCATGATCGTACAATTTGAGTTTGTAATGATTTTTCCTTTGGTTTTTTGGGCAGAGAGAACATCCAAATGGTGTGCATTCACTTCCGCAGAAAGGATTGGTACATTTGGGTCCATTCTGTGGTTTTTGGAATTGGATAACACCATGACTCCCGCTTCCGCATAAGCAGTTTCGACTTCTCCAGCAATGGAGGCATCAAGCCCGCTAAACACAAGTTGCACGCCCTTCGTCACATTGGGATCAGGTAAGGAAATGATAATGTCTTTTGCATAAGAAGGAATGTCAGAAGAAATCTTCCAACGAGACTTCATCACCTCACCATAGGTTTGGCCTGCACTTTTTTCAGAAGCTGCTAAATGAGTCACCGTAAAATAAGGGTGATTCTCCAAAAGTTGAATGAATCTTTGACCGACGGATCCTGTTGCGCCCAGGACTCCAACTTTGATTTTTTCCATAATTTTCCTTATCTAATGTAAGGATTGAAAAACATGTTATTTCGGAAAGAGATTTCCAATTCTTTCTGCATAAATCGAATTCATTTGTTCCATTCCGACATATGTGAAGTGATGAAAATCGGAAAATCCCTGCATGGGAAGTGCATCGTGGATGTCCCAAAAATGAACTGATCCTGATTCCAATGATTGTAAGAATCGTAAGTGGTCTTTGTACCAATCGGAGTTTTCGTACCAACGTAGCGAAATGGGATTTTCAGGGTTGTTGATGAGTAAAAACGAAACATTGCGATTCCGGAAATGGTCAGCAATTTTTTGGATGTAATCAAAATGGAAAATTGGCCGGAACTTCTCGTTTCGTATCCGTTCTTTGGCATGTTTTAATGCGACTAAATAACCAATCCCTGGCCGTTTTTCCAAGCCCTCTAACAATCGATAGTAAAAATACCGGGTGTAGGTTTCATCATCCATTCCATTGTAACGAAAGTCCTCCGTCCTTGGTTCGCGTATGTACTGAACACCTGCTTTTGGTTCCTCTAAACCAAACGTCTGTTCCAAACGCACACCCATTGGATCCCAGTGGTAATCGAGATAAGCCCCACTCGCTTCATGGGCATACCAAACTCGTGAAAGAGTTGCAGTGATTTGTTTTTTTTCTCGAAAGAACGCAGGATCCAATTGGATTTTGGTCCAACGTGGTTGGCTTAGTTCTACAACTTGATTGTGGTCACCATTTGAGAATTTTATCTGACAAGTGGAACCCGAAAGTAGAAACTGAGTCACTTCGATCCAAAACCCTTTTTCTTCCATTTTGTTTGTTGGGAAAAAACTAAACTGTTTTCCGGTCCAACCAAGCCCATTCACACCCTCTGGGATAGAAACACCCATATAGGAATGATAACTTGTATTTCGGCCAAATCGGTGTTGGAATAAATTTTGAAGGTTTTGTTCATAAATATCTTTGTAACGGTAAAAAGAAAAACCAGTGGATACTAGATAACGCGAAAACGTCTCTATGTCCATGGCAGAACCAATTTCCCTGATCGTTTCCCATGGAAAAACCCATAAAGACTGAGGTGCTTCACCAAAAGTGAGGGCGTCTCTTACCATGAGGGATTCTTCAACAGTATCATTCCTTCCTTCGGGGAATAAAACATACGTTCGGTGAAGGCGATAATCAATAAAATTAACAGGGTATACAACCAAATCAGGTGCCAACGGGTCGAGCCAATTGAGAAGGAGGTACACATAAAGAGGACTATTCCCTGCGTATGCGAGATAAAAAACATCTACATCCAGAGAAAATTTTTCCAGTAAAACCTTTTGCAAAGCTTTTGCATCAATGGAATAATAAGCAACTGAACTTCCGACAATGATGATTCGTTTTTTGGTTTTAGGAAGAGATCGAATCCTTTCGTATTCGTACAAAAAATTGAAAAAATGATTGGTATTCCAAGGAGACTCGTTGGGCAAAAGGAATTGAATTTTCCTAAAAAACAAAAAATCAATCCCAAACAAAAACACCAAAAAACAAACTACGAAAAAGATACGTTTTTTCATCTCAAAACCTAAAACACAAAGTAAACAAAAGGTTTACTTTCAGCAGAATACAATACGATCACAATCAAGCTGACAACCGCCAAAAATGCAAAAAACGCCAATTTCCCTAAGGAATTTTGATGTTTATCAAAAAATGCTAACAAGTGTTTGTTTTCTTTGAAAATAAAAAACCCAATCATATGGCCGATACCAAGGATAAAAAAACAATAAACAAACTTCATTTCAAGGCTGTAAGGTATCAAAAAACCCTCCTTTTTCAAAAAAAGGCCCTGTAGGTAACACAGAGAATCTTCTAAATTGGCACTTCGGAAGAAAACCCAAAGGAGAGTCACAAACAAAAACGTTCCCAAGACCTTGATGGATTTCCAATTAGGTGATGGAAAAAAAGAAAATTTATCTTTTGTCAAACGTTCTATCACAAGTAGGAAACCATGACCCAATCCCCAAAAAACAAAATTCCAAGAAGCCCCGTGCC
Proteins encoded:
- a CDS encoding pirin family protein, which encodes METTNTSKTTLQKKFFPASERGHVNFGWLDSHHSFSFGHWYHPEKTNFGALRVLNDDIVEPSMGFGTHPHQNMEIVSIPLFGELAHKDSTGTNGIIKTGDVQIMSAGSGIQHSEFNHSSEKKVNFLQIWILPKVPNIQPRYDQKSFHEAGRLNRFQTVVSPIDDEAVWINQDAYFSLATLEPSNTLTYKVHAPNQGIYVFLIQGKLTAEGTSLERRDAVGLSGIDEYHFEASVKSEFLVIEIPMK
- a CDS encoding carbonic anhydrase, whose protein sequence is MKGFRFFISFFFFSITTQLMAESNNPGIPAKEALQRLVEGNLRFVQGKSIRPNQSVERIKEVSKKQNPFATIVGCSDSRVPNEIVFDQGLGDLFILRTAGQVSTYASWGSIEFSVAVLGVNLIVVLGHSSCGAVGAACKADEVPGHIIALTNAIKPAAEKVKHMEGDFLDNAVKANVALQVVSLRKLDPIISKYYNRGQLQIVGAVYDLETGKVNFLTEDYISSITK
- a CDS encoding sodium-dependent bicarbonate transport family permease, with the translated sequence MDILHALVANLQTPMFLAFLLGIIATLIKSDLKFPDGMYAGLTIYLLFAIGLKGGVKLSNTTILEFYKPALAALILCVTIPLIAFGLLTKFGKYDKANAAALAAHYGSVSAVTFSEALAFLDSLQISYEGFMPSLLAIMEVPAILVALLLIKMNPKDKSEESSWGKILHELFTGKGTLLLLGGLVIGMISGKKGHEQFAPLFETPFRGMLILFLLEVGIVTGRRLADLKKAGVFLIGFGILFPICTAMFGLFLGQMIGLTMGGAMVLGTLSASASYIAAPAAVRIAIPEASPAIYLTASLAITFPFNLSVGLPLYLAVSKYLYGV
- a CDS encoding P-II family nitrogen regulator, with the translated sequence MKLEKAKLITIIADEALQDRLVLELKSVNVKGYTISEAKGEGINHSHLTSWEGKNIRLESLVSEGKAMKIFQIFSEKYLEKYPMVIFMNDVEVIRKERFN
- the omp85 gene encoding Omp85 family outer membrane protein, translating into MLIPTIFVYPIFSEDRKSDVPEWLGEFKKLDEKELANKKEGWYATGLPLFGNDAVNGAGLGILANIFYNGTKSDSSFKYTPYEHMFNVGVYRSNRGTQNNYLAWDAPYFLDTAYRMRAYVGHDESLYNQYFGVGTESLQPLYFRDRNADGSRIVRNATFSDFENANAYSKNRGLGREFTSTQHYHDYQFETTYGQFAADKTVFQVFRVWGGVEFSKNIVRRYDGKSTEAKDPLTSGKVPAVEDSSKITEDSNSGKIIGVNGGNLNYLRAGIAYDTRDYEPDPDRGWLIEYNINRAERTIGSDFNYLRHFAQIKNFYQPFPKLFEEFVIAQRVALTKVEGNVPFFEYRYLFSIDGPFGALGGQNTLRGYRQERFFGPVIGFYNIEFRYRVGSFSIWDQFFQVSIVPFYDVGRVWDKLRQVNALDYKHSRGLGLRLVWDQATVILMDYAYSKEDQLFYLDIGHTF
- the pyk gene encoding pyruvate kinase: MPAIEQLRARKTKIVCTIGPATASKEMIRSLALAGMNIARINMSHGDHEFHRKIIRIIKSLNKDELHKQPISILLDTQGPEIRTGDVQNDLHLKVGETFTFHIIPGMEAEAQSVFVNYRDIVKDLKVGDKVTVDNGLINLAVQEIRENELICTVLDGGKLGSRKHINLPGIRVNIPSITPKDLKDILFGLEEDIDFVALSFVRSQEDVVQLRGIIDEKKHHAQIIAKIEDQEGLKNLDEIIKSSDGIMVARGDLGVEIEIEELPIVQRRIIKRCQEEGKRVIVATHLLESMIHNPSPTRAEVTDVANAVYEEADAIMLSGETAMGKYPVRCVEMLDKIARRMEMSINLGLAAQRKPKDQKEEMARSAANLADSMQAHAIIAITRRGITANNLASFHPRYPIVHAFTNMTSVRRKLWLTRGVIPYRVDFSSDPEKTIKLAIQTLVNNGYLQMGEKVVILSDIIAGEERVETIQVREVK
- the asd gene encoding aspartate-semialdehyde dehydrogenase; its protein translation is MEKIKVGVLGATGSVGQRFIQLLENHPYFTVTHLAASEKSAGQTYGEVMKSRWKISSDIPSYAKDIIISLPDPNVTKGVQLVFSGLDASIAGEVETAYAEAGVMVLSNSKNHRMDPNVPILSAEVNAHHLDVLSAQKTKGKIITNSNCTIMGVTISLKPLMDAFGLKSVMLFSMQAISGAGYPGVPTMDILGNIVPYIGGEEDKAEIEPQKCLGTVEGGIIKSADFKISAHCNRVPVFDGHTVCVSVAFDKKPKKEEILKVWADFKGEPQKLGLPFAPNPAILYREENDRPQPRLDLDTGKGMTTVVGRLREDSILDWKWVVLSHNTIRGAAGAAILNAELLYKKGYFK